The Doryrhamphus excisus isolate RoL2022-K1 chromosome 1, RoL_Dexc_1.0, whole genome shotgun sequence genome includes a window with the following:
- the LOC131100282 gene encoding serum response factor-like has translation MITSETGKALIQTCLNSPDSPPRSDPSSDQRMSATGFEETDLTYQVNEADGCPDIAKDLNKAAFSTSNMACSTTSSSATMQVQTSAASWQPSSTNGGVLKTSAGVVFPAGFTLMSGASLTPGTHTIPLSQLQGPVAPGPAVTLHAPPAQQTTLLRLPTTVSLSGGGVSQQLQNIQVQSSSQPTSTNQSSSDIHSPASSTATAISSSSSVATHMMYPGGHTVMYAAPTSSLGDGGLTVLNTFSQAGHAQSHDSAAVPQVFLASLPPVTAQIPVSAVQLHPMVISQQSTGGPASNLTELQVVSVDVQQAKED, from the exons ATGATAACATCCGAAACCGGCAAAGCGCTGATCCAGACCTGCCTCAACTCCCCAGACTCGCCGCCGCGCTCTGACCCGTCCTCTGACCAGAGGATGAGCGCCACAGGCTTCGAGGAGACCGACCTCACTTACCAAGTGAACGAGGCTGATGGATGCCCTGACATCGCCAAG GACCTCAACAAAGCTGCCTTCAGCACGTCCAATATGGCGTGCAGCACGACGTCGTCCTCTGCAACAATGCAAGTGCAGACGAGCGCCGCCTCCTGGCAGCCATCTTCCACCAACGGCGGGGTGTTGAAGACGTCGGCGGGCGTGGTCTTTCCCGCCGGTTTCACTTTGATGTCAG GTGCGTCACTGACTCCTGGCACGCACACCATCCCGCTCAGTCAGCTGCAGGGTCCTGTGGCCCCTGGCCCCGCCGTCACGCTACACGCCCCTCCCGCTCAGCAAACCACGCTGCTCCGCCTCCCCACGACTGTGTCACTGTCAG GGGGCGGAGTCTCCCAGCAGCTTCAGAACATACAGGTCCAGTCCAGCAGTCAGCCGACCTCCACCAATCAGAGCAGCTCTGATATCCatagccccgcctcctccacAG CTACTGCCATCTCCTCTTCGTCTTCAGTTGCCACTCACATGATGTACCCTGGGGGGCACACGGTCATGTACGCCGCACCCACTTCCTCTCTAGGCGACGGCGGCCTCACCGTCCTCAACACCTTCTCCCAAGCAGGCCACGCCCAGTCACATGACTCTG CGGCCGTCCCGCAGGTCTTCCTGGCGTCCCTCCCTCCGGTCACCGCCCAGATCCCAGTCTCCGCCGTGCAACTGCACCCG ATGGTGATCAGCCAGCAGAGCACCGGCGGCCCCGCCAGCAACCTGACGGAGCTTCAGGTGGTCAGCGTGGACGTGCAGCAAGCGAAAGAAGActga
- the soul4 gene encoding heme-binding protein soul4 produces the protein MISLEDLEGLDEEEQDDDITDNPEPMGEEDSERLLSHWRAVASTHQVSVPTEMMGPIQEMTHNRQQRESVPYVAISCQEKMGEVLYEERAYPAGKWACVTQREELYEQSISMSFMKLMRFICKENSAGRHLGMTVPVVSTIHMMEDGKTFDKDVLTGFYLPAEFQNDPPQPSDSDIVIMHRDPVRVLSRTFFGTTTEETVTRQIGLLWEMVGTPEDVMSDYYMVAVYENPGVSRRRNEIWFIRRNP, from the exons ATGATCTCCTTAGAAGACCTTGAGGGACTGGACGAGGAGGAGCAGGACGATGACATCACCGACAACCCAGAACCAATGGGTGAAGAGGACTCTGAGAGACTGCTGAGTCACTGGAGGGCGGTGGCCAGCACGCATCAGGTGTCGGTTCCTACAG AAATGATGGGACCCATACAGGAAATGACACACAACCGCCAGCAGAGGGAGTCCGTCCCCTATGTGGCCATTTCCTGTCAGGAGAAG ATGGGCGAGGTGCTGTACGAGGAGAGAGCGTACCCCGCTGGGAAGTGGGCGTGTGTAACTCAGCGGGAGGAGCTTTACGAGCAGAGCATCTCCATGAGCTTCATGAAGCTCATGCGCTTCATCTGCAAGGAGAACTCAGCAG GTCGCCATCTTGGAATGACGGTGCCAGTGGTCAGCACGATCCACATGATGGAGGACGGGAAGACTTTCGATAAGGACGTTCTCACCGGGTTCTACCTGCCTGCTGAGTTCCAGAACGACCCTCCTCAACCCTCGGACTCGGACATCGTTATTATGCACAGAGACCCAGTCCGAGTCCTGTCCAG GACGTTCTTTGGAACAACCACAGAGGAGACGGTGACACGCCAGATCGGACTTCTGTGGGAGATGGTGGGCACGCCAGAAGACGTGATGTCAGATTACTACATGGTGGCCGTCTATGAGAATCCGGGTGTTTCTCGGCGCCGCAACGAGATCTGGTTCATCAGACGAAACCCGTAG
- the LOC131100203 gene encoding opsin-5-like isoform X1: MSSSSSSSSSLWRNNSLTPTGGRDPPLSDQGETIIGVYLLLLGCCHGNRSSEVLYLLSGWLSWFGNSIVLFVLYRQRASLQPTDYLTFNLAVSDASISVFGYSRGIIEIFNIFQDSDYLISSIWTCEVDGFFTLLFGLGSINTLTVISVTRYVKGCHPGRAHHIHMTSVSVSLLVIWMAAGFWSGAPLLGWGSYTDRGYGTCEIDWTKALYSTVYRAYIICIFIFCFFVPVLTMLFCYVSIINTVKRGNALASEGDLTDRQRKMERDVTIVSIVICTAFILAWSPYAVVSMWSAFGFHVPNLTSIFTRLFTKSASFYNPLIYFGLSSKFRKDVGVLLPCTRDAKESVKLRRFKPKADGQARVKVPRSEKKYNMADPAPVGSPPCASAAPVNRVFFLERPQPSETGSEFECARL, translated from the exons atgtcttcttcttcgtcttcttcttcttcactctgGAGGAACAACAGCTTGACCCCCACTGGAGGCCGAGACCCCCCTCTGTCGGACCAGGGTGAGACCATCATTGGAGTCTACCTGCTGCTACTGG gttgttgtcatggaaaccggTCATCAGAAGTTTTGTATCTATTGTCAGGGTGGTTGTCCTGGTTCGGGAACAGCATCGTTCTCTTCGTGTTGTACCGCCAGAGGGCCTCGCTGCAGCCTACTGAttatttgacctttaacctcGCCGTGTCCGACGCCAGCATTTCTGTGTTCGGCTACTCTCGAGGCATCATAGAGATCTTCAACATCTTCCAGGACAGCGACTACCTGATCTCATCCATCTGGACCTGTGAG GTGGACGGCTTCTTCACGCTGTTGTTTGGACTGGGCAGCATCAACACGCTGACGGTGATCAGCGTCACACGCTACGTAAAAGGATGTCACCCCGGCAGAG CTCATCACATCCACATGACCAGCGTGTCCGTATCGTTGCTGGTGATCTGGATGGCGGCCGGCTTCTGGTCTGGAGCGCCACTTCTGGGCTGGGGAAGCTACACAG ATCGTGGCTACGGAACATGTGAGATCGACTGGACCAAAGCCCTCTACTCCACCGTGTACCGGGCCTACATCATCTGCATCTTCATCTTCTGCTTCTTCGTGCCCGTGCTCACCATGCTCTTCTGCTACGTGTCCATCATCAACACGGTGAAGCGAGGGAACGCGCTGGCGTCTGAGGGCGACCTGACGGATCGCCAGAGGAAGATGGAGAGAGACGTCACCATT GTGTCCATCGTGATCTGCACGGCCTTCATCCTGGCGTGGTCTCCTTATGCCGTGGTGTCCATGTGGTCCGCCTTTGGATTCCACGTGCCAAACCTGACCAGCATCTTCACTCGGCTTTTCACCAAGTCAGCCAGCTTCTACAACCCGCTCATCTACTTCGGCCTCAGCTCCAAGTTCCGCAAAGACGTGGGGGTCTTGCTGCCTTGCACCCGAGACGCCAAAGAATCCGTTAAACTGAGACGCTTCAAGCCGAAGGCGGACGGCCAGGCGCGGGTCAAAGTTCCTCGCAGCGAGAAGAAGTACAACATGGCTGACCCTGCGCCCGTCGGAAGTCCTCCCTGTGCGTCGGCGGCACCCGTCAACAGGGTCTTCTTCCTCGAGAGGCCGCAGCCGTCTGAGACCGGTTCTGAGTTTGAATGTGCCAGACTGTGA
- the LOC131100146 gene encoding equilibrative nucleoside transporter 1-like isoform X2 produces the protein MEWSLITVLFCCSDLSGKWPPGCQKTTCCWVRFHAVWLAFFILGLGTLLPWNFFMTATMYFSSRLKDSTNETAAGEEHRGVLEARFNNVMTLCAMLPLLIFTCLNSFLHSRVPRPVRVAGSLLIIMAVFLLTAVLVKVPMEPPVFFAVTMVKIVIINSFGAVLQGSLFGMAGALPASYTTPIMSGQGLAGTFAAFAMICAIASGSGVQEAAFGYFITACVVICLSILAYVMLPKLEFFQFYEQRKNRREEDENVNLASKVGAGSGEGTASGNVSMVTIFKKIWDLALAVCFTFAVTIGTFPAVVADTKSSLADKSSWDVYFVPVACFLLFNLCDWGGRSLTAFCMWPGKNSRLLPVLIAARVTFVPLFMLCNVQPRLHLPVFFQHDAFFAAFMVAFAVSNGYLASLCMCFGPKKVLPHEAETAGTIMAFFLSLGLALGAALSFVFRALV, from the exons ATGGAATGGTCATTAataacagttttgttttgttgctcggATCTGTCAGGAAAATGGCCGCCAGGGTGCCAAAAGACAA CGTGTTGTTGGGTCAGGTTTCACGCCGTCTGGCTGGCTTTCTTCATTCTCGGCTTGGGAACGTTGTTGCCATGGAACTTCTTCATGACGGCCACCATG TACTTTAGCAGCCGTCTGAAGGACTCCACCAATGAGACGGCAGCGGGGGAGGAGCATCGCGGCGTGCTGGAGGCCAGATTCAACAACGTCATGACGCTGTGCGCCATGTTACCGCTCCTCATCTTCACCTGCCTCAACTCTTTCCTGCACTCACG CGTTCCTCGCCCTGTACGTGTGGCGGGAAGCCTCCTGATCATCATGGCCGTATTCCTGCTGACGGCGGTTCTGGTTAAAGTTCCCATGGAGCCTCCGGTGTTCTTCGCCGTCACCATGGTGAAGATCGTCATCATCAACT CGTTCGGTGCCGTGTTACAGGGTAGTCTCTTTGGGATGGCAGGGGCGCTTCCCGCCTCGTACACCACGCCCATTATGAGCGGGCAGGGCCTCGCCGGGACCTTTGCGGCCTTCGCTATGATCTGCGCCATCGCAA GCGGTTCGGGCGTCCAAGAGGCTGCCTTTGGTTACTTCATCACAGCGTGCGTCGTTATTTGTCTTTCCATCTTGGCGTACGTCATGCTGCCTAaactg gagTTTTTCCAGTTTTACGAGCAGCGGAAAAACCGACGCGAGGAAGATGAGAACGTCAACCTGGCGAGCAAAG TTGGTGCAGGAAGCGGCGAGGGAACAGCCAGCGGGAATGTCTCCATGGTGACCATCTTCAAGAAG ATCTGGGACTTGGCGCTGGCGGTCTGCTTCACCTTCGCCGTCACCATCGGAACGTTTCCCGCCGTGGTGGCTGACACTAAGTCCTCATTGGCTGATAAGAGTTCTTGGG ACGTGTATTTCGTGCCGGTGGCCTGCTTCCTGCTCTTCAACCTGTGTGACTGGGGAGGGCGGAGCCTGACGGCGTTCTGCATGTGG CCAGGAAAGAACAGTCGGCTGCTTCCTGTTTTGATAGCCGCTCGTGTGACGTTCGTGCCGCTCTTCATGTTGTGTAAcgtgcagccccgcctccacctgcCCGTTTTCTTCCAGCACGACGCCTTCTTTGCCGCCTTCATGGTGGCCTTCGCTGTCAGCAATGGTTACCTCGCCAGTCTGTGCATGTGCTTCGGGCCCAA GAAAGTTCTTCCTCATGAGGCGGAGACGGCCGGAACCATCATGgccttttttctctctttgggTTTGGCTCTTGGCGCTGCCTTGTCCTTTGTGTTCAGAGCACTGGTTTGA
- the LOC131100146 gene encoding equilibrative nucleoside transporter 1-like isoform X1, which translates to MKCRLRPSDYGMVINNSFVLLLGSVRKMAARVPKDKFHAVWLAFFILGLGTLLPWNFFMTATMYFSSRLKDSTNETAAGEEHRGVLEARFNNVMTLCAMLPLLIFTCLNSFLHSRVPRPVRVAGSLLIIMAVFLLTAVLVKVPMEPPVFFAVTMVKIVIINSFGAVLQGSLFGMAGALPASYTTPIMSGQGLAGTFAAFAMICAIASGSGVQEAAFGYFITACVVICLSILAYVMLPKLEFFQFYEQRKNRREEDENVNLASKVGAGSGEGTASGNVSMVTIFKKIWDLALAVCFTFAVTIGTFPAVVADTKSSLADKSSWDVYFVPVACFLLFNLCDWGGRSLTAFCMWPGKNSRLLPVLIAARVTFVPLFMLCNVQPRLHLPVFFQHDAFFAAFMVAFAVSNGYLASLCMCFGPKKVLPHEAETAGTIMAFFLSLGLALGAALSFVFRALV; encoded by the exons ATGAAGTGCAGGCTCCGCCCATCGGATTATGGAATGGTCATTAataacagttttgttttgttgctcggATCTGTCAGGAAAATGGCCGCCAGGGTGCCAAAAGACAA GTTTCACGCCGTCTGGCTGGCTTTCTTCATTCTCGGCTTGGGAACGTTGTTGCCATGGAACTTCTTCATGACGGCCACCATG TACTTTAGCAGCCGTCTGAAGGACTCCACCAATGAGACGGCAGCGGGGGAGGAGCATCGCGGCGTGCTGGAGGCCAGATTCAACAACGTCATGACGCTGTGCGCCATGTTACCGCTCCTCATCTTCACCTGCCTCAACTCTTTCCTGCACTCACG CGTTCCTCGCCCTGTACGTGTGGCGGGAAGCCTCCTGATCATCATGGCCGTATTCCTGCTGACGGCGGTTCTGGTTAAAGTTCCCATGGAGCCTCCGGTGTTCTTCGCCGTCACCATGGTGAAGATCGTCATCATCAACT CGTTCGGTGCCGTGTTACAGGGTAGTCTCTTTGGGATGGCAGGGGCGCTTCCCGCCTCGTACACCACGCCCATTATGAGCGGGCAGGGCCTCGCCGGGACCTTTGCGGCCTTCGCTATGATCTGCGCCATCGCAA GCGGTTCGGGCGTCCAAGAGGCTGCCTTTGGTTACTTCATCACAGCGTGCGTCGTTATTTGTCTTTCCATCTTGGCGTACGTCATGCTGCCTAaactg gagTTTTTCCAGTTTTACGAGCAGCGGAAAAACCGACGCGAGGAAGATGAGAACGTCAACCTGGCGAGCAAAG TTGGTGCAGGAAGCGGCGAGGGAACAGCCAGCGGGAATGTCTCCATGGTGACCATCTTCAAGAAG ATCTGGGACTTGGCGCTGGCGGTCTGCTTCACCTTCGCCGTCACCATCGGAACGTTTCCCGCCGTGGTGGCTGACACTAAGTCCTCATTGGCTGATAAGAGTTCTTGGG ACGTGTATTTCGTGCCGGTGGCCTGCTTCCTGCTCTTCAACCTGTGTGACTGGGGAGGGCGGAGCCTGACGGCGTTCTGCATGTGG CCAGGAAAGAACAGTCGGCTGCTTCCTGTTTTGATAGCCGCTCGTGTGACGTTCGTGCCGCTCTTCATGTTGTGTAAcgtgcagccccgcctccacctgcCCGTTTTCTTCCAGCACGACGCCTTCTTTGCCGCCTTCATGGTGGCCTTCGCTGTCAGCAATGGTTACCTCGCCAGTCTGTGCATGTGCTTCGGGCCCAA GAAAGTTCTTCCTCATGAGGCGGAGACGGCCGGAACCATCATGgccttttttctctctttgggTTTGGCTCTTGGCGCTGCCTTGTCCTTTGTGTTCAGAGCACTGGTTTGA
- the eif4a3 gene encoding eukaryotic initiation factor 4A-III, producing MSAAVAQGRKRILKDEDMTKVEFETSEEVDVTPTFDTMGLREDLLRGIYAYGFEKPSAIQQRAIKQIIKGRDVIAQSQSGTGKTATFCVSVLQCLDTQVRETQALILAPTRELAGQIQKVLLALGDYMNVQCHACIGGTNVGEDIRKLDFGQHVVSGTPGRVFDMIRRRSLRTRAIKMLVLDEADEMLNKGFKEQIYDVYRYLPPATQVVLISATLPHEILEMTNKFMTDPIRILVKRDELTLEGIKQFFVAVEREEWKFDTLCDLYDTLTITQAVIFCNTKRKVDWLTEKMREANFTVSSMHGDMPQKERESIMKEFRSGASRVLISTDVWARGLDVPQVSLIINYDLPNNRELYIHRIGRSGRYGRKGVAINFVKNDDIRILRDIEQYYSTQIDEMPMNVADLI from the exons ATGTCTGCCGCCGTAGCACAGGGCCGAAAGAGGATCCTGAAGGATGAGGACATGACCAAGGTGGAGTTTGAGACCAGCGAGGAGGTGGACGTCACCCCCACCTTCGACACCATGGGCCTGAGGGAGGACCTCCTCCGCGGCATATACGCTTACG GTTTTGAGAAGCCGTCAGCCATTCAACAGAGAGCCATCAAGCAGATTATCAAAGGCAGAGACGTCATCGCTCA GTCTCAGTCTGGAACGGGAAAGACGGCCACCTTCTGTGTGTCGGTGCTGCAGTGCCTGGACACGCAG GTGAGAGAAACTCAAGCATTGATCCTCGCTCCAACTCGAGAACTCGCTGGCCAGATCCAGAAG GTGCTGCTGGCTCTGGGAGATTACATGAATGTTCAATGCCATGCTTGCATCGGTGGGACAAATGTGGGTGAAGACATCAGGAAGTTGGACTTCGGTCAACATGTGGTTTCTGGAACGCCGGGACGAGTTTTTG ACATGATCCGTCGCAGGAGTCTTCGTACGAGAGCCATCAAGATGTTAGTGCTGGATGAAGCCGACGAGATGCTCAACAAAG GTTTTAAGGAGCAGATCTACGACGTGTATCGCTATTTGCCCCCCGCCACTCAGGTGGTGCTGATCAGCGCCACGCTCCCGCACGAAATCCTGGAGATGACCAACAAGTTCATGACTGACCCCATCCGCATCCTGGTCAAACG TGACGAGTTGACTCTGGAAGGAATCAAACAATTCTTTGTGGCCGTGGAGAGAGAAGAGTGGAAGTTTGACACCCTGTGCGACCTGTACGACACGCTGACCATCACGCAGGCTGTCATCTTCTGTAACACCAAGAGGAAG GTGGACTGGCTAACAGAGAAGATGAGGGAGGCCAATTTCACGGTGTCGTCCATGCACGGCGACATGCCGCAGAAGGAGCGCGAGTCCATCATGAAGGAGTTCCGATCAGGAGCCAG TCGCGTGTTGATTTCGACGGACGTTTGGGCTCGTGGTCTCGACGTTcctcaggtgtccctcatcatCAACTATGACCTTCCCAACAATCGAGAGCTGTACATCCACAG GATCGGCCGATCAGGTCGTTACGGCCGAAAGGGTGTGGCCATCAACTTTGTGAAGAACGACGACATCAGGATCCTGCGGGACATTGAGCAGTACTACTCTACCCAAATTGACGAGATGCCCATGAACG TCGCCGACCTCATCTGA
- the LOC131100146 gene encoding equilibrative nucleoside transporter 1-like isoform X4 — MAARVPKDKFHAVWLAFFILGLGTLLPWNFFMTATMYFSSRLKDSTNETAAGEEHRGVLEARFNNVMTLCAMLPLLIFTCLNSFLHSRVPRPVRVAGSLLIIMAVFLLTAVLVKVPMEPPVFFAVTMVKIVIINSFGAVLQGSLFGMAGALPASYTTPIMSGQGLAGTFAAFAMICAIASGSGVQEAAFGYFITACVVICLSILAYVMLPKLEFFQFYEQRKNRREEDENVNLASKVGAGSGEGTASGNVSMVTIFKKIWDLALAVCFTFAVTIGTFPAVVADTKSSLADKSSWDVYFVPVACFLLFNLCDWGGRSLTAFCMWPGKNSRLLPVLIAARVTFVPLFMLCNVQPRLHLPVFFQHDAFFAAFMVAFAVSNGYLASLCMCFGPKKVLPHEAETAGTIMAFFLSLGLALGAALSFVFRALV; from the exons ATGGCCGCCAGGGTGCCAAAAGACAA GTTTCACGCCGTCTGGCTGGCTTTCTTCATTCTCGGCTTGGGAACGTTGTTGCCATGGAACTTCTTCATGACGGCCACCATG TACTTTAGCAGCCGTCTGAAGGACTCCACCAATGAGACGGCAGCGGGGGAGGAGCATCGCGGCGTGCTGGAGGCCAGATTCAACAACGTCATGACGCTGTGCGCCATGTTACCGCTCCTCATCTTCACCTGCCTCAACTCTTTCCTGCACTCACG CGTTCCTCGCCCTGTACGTGTGGCGGGAAGCCTCCTGATCATCATGGCCGTATTCCTGCTGACGGCGGTTCTGGTTAAAGTTCCCATGGAGCCTCCGGTGTTCTTCGCCGTCACCATGGTGAAGATCGTCATCATCAACT CGTTCGGTGCCGTGTTACAGGGTAGTCTCTTTGGGATGGCAGGGGCGCTTCCCGCCTCGTACACCACGCCCATTATGAGCGGGCAGGGCCTCGCCGGGACCTTTGCGGCCTTCGCTATGATCTGCGCCATCGCAA GCGGTTCGGGCGTCCAAGAGGCTGCCTTTGGTTACTTCATCACAGCGTGCGTCGTTATTTGTCTTTCCATCTTGGCGTACGTCATGCTGCCTAaactg gagTTTTTCCAGTTTTACGAGCAGCGGAAAAACCGACGCGAGGAAGATGAGAACGTCAACCTGGCGAGCAAAG TTGGTGCAGGAAGCGGCGAGGGAACAGCCAGCGGGAATGTCTCCATGGTGACCATCTTCAAGAAG ATCTGGGACTTGGCGCTGGCGGTCTGCTTCACCTTCGCCGTCACCATCGGAACGTTTCCCGCCGTGGTGGCTGACACTAAGTCCTCATTGGCTGATAAGAGTTCTTGGG ACGTGTATTTCGTGCCGGTGGCCTGCTTCCTGCTCTTCAACCTGTGTGACTGGGGAGGGCGGAGCCTGACGGCGTTCTGCATGTGG CCAGGAAAGAACAGTCGGCTGCTTCCTGTTTTGATAGCCGCTCGTGTGACGTTCGTGCCGCTCTTCATGTTGTGTAAcgtgcagccccgcctccacctgcCCGTTTTCTTCCAGCACGACGCCTTCTTTGCCGCCTTCATGGTGGCCTTCGCTGTCAGCAATGGTTACCTCGCCAGTCTGTGCATGTGCTTCGGGCCCAA GAAAGTTCTTCCTCATGAGGCGGAGACGGCCGGAACCATCATGgccttttttctctctttgggTTTGGCTCTTGGCGCTGCCTTGTCCTTTGTGTTCAGAGCACTGGTTTGA
- the LOC131100146 gene encoding equilibrative nucleoside transporter 1-like isoform X3, translating to MVINNSFVLLLGSVRKMAARVPKDKFHAVWLAFFILGLGTLLPWNFFMTATMYFSSRLKDSTNETAAGEEHRGVLEARFNNVMTLCAMLPLLIFTCLNSFLHSRVPRPVRVAGSLLIIMAVFLLTAVLVKVPMEPPVFFAVTMVKIVIINSFGAVLQGSLFGMAGALPASYTTPIMSGQGLAGTFAAFAMICAIASGSGVQEAAFGYFITACVVICLSILAYVMLPKLEFFQFYEQRKNRREEDENVNLASKVGAGSGEGTASGNVSMVTIFKKIWDLALAVCFTFAVTIGTFPAVVADTKSSLADKSSWDVYFVPVACFLLFNLCDWGGRSLTAFCMWPGKNSRLLPVLIAARVTFVPLFMLCNVQPRLHLPVFFQHDAFFAAFMVAFAVSNGYLASLCMCFGPKKVLPHEAETAGTIMAFFLSLGLALGAALSFVFRALV from the exons ATGGTCATTAataacagttttgttttgttgctcggATCTGTCAGGAAAATGGCCGCCAGGGTGCCAAAAGACAA GTTTCACGCCGTCTGGCTGGCTTTCTTCATTCTCGGCTTGGGAACGTTGTTGCCATGGAACTTCTTCATGACGGCCACCATG TACTTTAGCAGCCGTCTGAAGGACTCCACCAATGAGACGGCAGCGGGGGAGGAGCATCGCGGCGTGCTGGAGGCCAGATTCAACAACGTCATGACGCTGTGCGCCATGTTACCGCTCCTCATCTTCACCTGCCTCAACTCTTTCCTGCACTCACG CGTTCCTCGCCCTGTACGTGTGGCGGGAAGCCTCCTGATCATCATGGCCGTATTCCTGCTGACGGCGGTTCTGGTTAAAGTTCCCATGGAGCCTCCGGTGTTCTTCGCCGTCACCATGGTGAAGATCGTCATCATCAACT CGTTCGGTGCCGTGTTACAGGGTAGTCTCTTTGGGATGGCAGGGGCGCTTCCCGCCTCGTACACCACGCCCATTATGAGCGGGCAGGGCCTCGCCGGGACCTTTGCGGCCTTCGCTATGATCTGCGCCATCGCAA GCGGTTCGGGCGTCCAAGAGGCTGCCTTTGGTTACTTCATCACAGCGTGCGTCGTTATTTGTCTTTCCATCTTGGCGTACGTCATGCTGCCTAaactg gagTTTTTCCAGTTTTACGAGCAGCGGAAAAACCGACGCGAGGAAGATGAGAACGTCAACCTGGCGAGCAAAG TTGGTGCAGGAAGCGGCGAGGGAACAGCCAGCGGGAATGTCTCCATGGTGACCATCTTCAAGAAG ATCTGGGACTTGGCGCTGGCGGTCTGCTTCACCTTCGCCGTCACCATCGGAACGTTTCCCGCCGTGGTGGCTGACACTAAGTCCTCATTGGCTGATAAGAGTTCTTGGG ACGTGTATTTCGTGCCGGTGGCCTGCTTCCTGCTCTTCAACCTGTGTGACTGGGGAGGGCGGAGCCTGACGGCGTTCTGCATGTGG CCAGGAAAGAACAGTCGGCTGCTTCCTGTTTTGATAGCCGCTCGTGTGACGTTCGTGCCGCTCTTCATGTTGTGTAAcgtgcagccccgcctccacctgcCCGTTTTCTTCCAGCACGACGCCTTCTTTGCCGCCTTCATGGTGGCCTTCGCTGTCAGCAATGGTTACCTCGCCAGTCTGTGCATGTGCTTCGGGCCCAA GAAAGTTCTTCCTCATGAGGCGGAGACGGCCGGAACCATCATGgccttttttctctctttgggTTTGGCTCTTGGCGCTGCCTTGTCCTTTGTGTTCAGAGCACTGGTTTGA
- the LOC131100203 gene encoding opsin-5-like isoform X2, whose translation MSSSSSSSSSLWRNNSLTPTGGRDPPLSDQGETIIGVYLLLLGWLSWFGNSIVLFVLYRQRASLQPTDYLTFNLAVSDASISVFGYSRGIIEIFNIFQDSDYLISSIWTCEVDGFFTLLFGLGSINTLTVISVTRYVKGCHPGRAHHIHMTSVSVSLLVIWMAAGFWSGAPLLGWGSYTDRGYGTCEIDWTKALYSTVYRAYIICIFIFCFFVPVLTMLFCYVSIINTVKRGNALASEGDLTDRQRKMERDVTIVSIVICTAFILAWSPYAVVSMWSAFGFHVPNLTSIFTRLFTKSASFYNPLIYFGLSSKFRKDVGVLLPCTRDAKESVKLRRFKPKADGQARVKVPRSEKKYNMADPAPVGSPPCASAAPVNRVFFLERPQPSETGSEFECARL comes from the exons atgtcttcttcttcgtcttcttcttcttcactctgGAGGAACAACAGCTTGACCCCCACTGGAGGCCGAGACCCCCCTCTGTCGGACCAGGGTGAGACCATCATTGGAGTCTACCTGCTGCTACTGG GGTGGTTGTCCTGGTTCGGGAACAGCATCGTTCTCTTCGTGTTGTACCGCCAGAGGGCCTCGCTGCAGCCTACTGAttatttgacctttaacctcGCCGTGTCCGACGCCAGCATTTCTGTGTTCGGCTACTCTCGAGGCATCATAGAGATCTTCAACATCTTCCAGGACAGCGACTACCTGATCTCATCCATCTGGACCTGTGAG GTGGACGGCTTCTTCACGCTGTTGTTTGGACTGGGCAGCATCAACACGCTGACGGTGATCAGCGTCACACGCTACGTAAAAGGATGTCACCCCGGCAGAG CTCATCACATCCACATGACCAGCGTGTCCGTATCGTTGCTGGTGATCTGGATGGCGGCCGGCTTCTGGTCTGGAGCGCCACTTCTGGGCTGGGGAAGCTACACAG ATCGTGGCTACGGAACATGTGAGATCGACTGGACCAAAGCCCTCTACTCCACCGTGTACCGGGCCTACATCATCTGCATCTTCATCTTCTGCTTCTTCGTGCCCGTGCTCACCATGCTCTTCTGCTACGTGTCCATCATCAACACGGTGAAGCGAGGGAACGCGCTGGCGTCTGAGGGCGACCTGACGGATCGCCAGAGGAAGATGGAGAGAGACGTCACCATT GTGTCCATCGTGATCTGCACGGCCTTCATCCTGGCGTGGTCTCCTTATGCCGTGGTGTCCATGTGGTCCGCCTTTGGATTCCACGTGCCAAACCTGACCAGCATCTTCACTCGGCTTTTCACCAAGTCAGCCAGCTTCTACAACCCGCTCATCTACTTCGGCCTCAGCTCCAAGTTCCGCAAAGACGTGGGGGTCTTGCTGCCTTGCACCCGAGACGCCAAAGAATCCGTTAAACTGAGACGCTTCAAGCCGAAGGCGGACGGCCAGGCGCGGGTCAAAGTTCCTCGCAGCGAGAAGAAGTACAACATGGCTGACCCTGCGCCCGTCGGAAGTCCTCCCTGTGCGTCGGCGGCACCCGTCAACAGGGTCTTCTTCCTCGAGAGGCCGCAGCCGTCTGAGACCGGTTCTGAGTTTGAATGTGCCAGACTGTGA